A stretch of the Lactuca sativa cultivar Salinas chromosome 9, Lsat_Salinas_v11, whole genome shotgun sequence genome encodes the following:
- the LOC111920432 gene encoding uncharacterized protein LOC111920432, protein MAKSTAAGSISAVSYSPTSSVSSSPTIRFLGQLTVPEKSPDLNNNNNGGLEFNESDVFWSSSSDVSDIQSPNVSSSPPIHRQYNSGLYAALSDDQHPLVRRKPAMSPSQSAATAARTIPPVALRRSSEHSPAYHQSAPVNVPIWPKNKPINYLGQFDEVADNAAEEEEDDGEMVPPHEIVARSYVTFSVFEGAGRTLKGRDLCRVRNAVFQKTGFLD, encoded by the coding sequence ATGGCTAAATCAACCGCCGCCGGCAGCATCTCCGCTGTGTCCTACTCACCAACGTCATCAGTATCTTCTTCTCCCACCATCCGATTTCTTGGTCAACTCACAGTACCGGAAAAATCGCCAgatctcaacaacaacaacaacggtgGTCTCGAGTTCAACGAGAGCGACGTATTTTGGTCATCATCCTCCGACGTTTCAGACATTCAGTCACCAAACGTTTCCAGTTCTCCGCCTATTCACCGTCAATACAACTCCGGCCTCTACGCTGCGTTATCCGACGATCAGCATCCCTTGGTTCGACGGAAACCTGCGATGAGTCCGTCCCAATCCGCCGCCACGGCTGCTCGGACTATACCTCCGGTTGCGCTTAGGCGTTCTTCCGAGCATTCTCCCGCTTACCACCAGTCGGCGCCGGTGAATGTGCCGATTTGGCCGAAAAACAAACCGATTAATTATTTAGGGCAATTCGATGAAGTGGCTGATAACGCGGCGGAGGAGGAGGAAGATGACGGGGAGATGGTTCCGCCTCATGAGATTGTGGCGAGATCGTATGTGACGTTTTCTGTGTTTGAGGGAGCTGGTCGTACTCTCAAAGGGAGGGACCTGTGTCGTGTTCGCAACGCGGTGTTTCAAAAGACAGGTTTTCTTGATTGA